In Candidatus Nitrosarchaeum limnium SFB1, the following proteins share a genomic window:
- a CDS encoding hypothetical protein (hypothetical protein Nmar_0335), whose translation MHIEYEEFNSIEDIFLYMSSAAPPMKNTMPINSYKGYIMAFIPLSPSTGDTYLMIYAKGTLESGIYEFDVNSKSYKKVNAIERADKNYFVSLTPKRNTIADQAIKNL comes from the coding sequence ATGCATATTGAATATGAAGAATTTAATTCAATTGAAGACATATTTTTGTACATGTCATCTGCAGCACCTCCAATGAAAAATACGATGCCTATCAATTCATACAAAGGATACATCATGGCATTTATTCCACTTAGCCCATCTACTGGAGATACATATCTTATGATTTATGCAAAAGGTACACTTGAATCAGGAATTTACGAATTTGATGTAAATTCCAAGTCTTACAAGAAGGTCAATGCGATTGAAAGAGCAGACAAAAATTACTTTGTCTCATTAACTCCAAAAAGAAATACTATTGCTGATCAAGCTATTAAAAATTTATAA
- a CDS encoding integrase family protein, which yields MSTKQRQIITISESNLANATKREYEYRLKQFFKDSSIKSYEELIKVPSNELENILVDYSKFLLQKISEGKLSPNTMPKMFKPIKYVLGINYRENDVKWRPIESLFPPEERRSGYKAWSTEQVQEMIDKCTTTRNKALIHFMASVGGRIGIHDHQLLMKHLIPMSSDDTIHMDCYAVLLYAESDESADEKDYRDSSKDVVSGDSYWAFLTPEATKWLKRYHGERQRCGEILDGDAPIFRNEFSVLHPNANLQQLSKQAVFNIFHRALNHTSINRTLKGRRYDTQLMHGFRKRFNTIMKLENSVNANIAEKIMGHKNGLDGVYFMPTRQQCFKEFIKGIAQLTIDVKERQKIQISDQSQRINELEKAREITHNLKLENQEKAKQIDVKVNTIKNQTNFFSDQLREQRQFILSMEKKLSEMAYEIKELRKDNGSYKESQIILKK from the coding sequence ATGAGTACAAAACAGAGACAAATTATAACTATTTCAGAATCAAATCTGGCAAATGCAACCAAAAGAGAGTATGAGTATCGATTAAAACAATTCTTCAAAGATTCGTCCATCAAATCATATGAGGAACTAATCAAAGTACCATCAAATGAATTAGAAAATATTTTAGTGGATTACAGTAAATTCCTACTTCAGAAAATCAGCGAAGGTAAATTATCTCCAAACACTATGCCCAAAATGTTCAAACCGATAAAGTATGTTTTGGGAATCAATTACAGAGAAAATGATGTGAAATGGCGACCAATAGAGTCATTGTTTCCACCAGAAGAAAGACGTTCTGGATACAAGGCATGGTCAACTGAACAAGTACAAGAGATGATTGACAAGTGCACCACAACAAGAAACAAAGCTTTGATACATTTTATGGCATCAGTTGGTGGACGTATTGGAATACATGACCATCAATTATTGATGAAGCACCTAATCCCCATGTCTTCAGATGATACTATACACATGGATTGTTATGCAGTTTTACTTTATGCAGAATCTGATGAAAGTGCAGATGAGAAAGATTATAGAGATTCTTCAAAGGACGTGGTTTCAGGTGATTCCTACTGGGCATTTTTGACACCTGAAGCAACAAAGTGGTTGAAAAGATATCATGGTGAGAGACAAAGATGTGGAGAAATTTTAGATGGCGATGCACCAATTTTTAGAAATGAGTTTAGTGTATTACATCCTAATGCCAATTTGCAACAATTATCGAAACAGGCAGTATTCAACATTTTTCACAGGGCATTAAATCACACATCCATCAATAGAACTCTAAAAGGCAGACGTTATGATACACAGTTGATGCATGGGTTTAGAAAACGATTCAACACAATCATGAAACTGGAAAACAGTGTAAATGCCAACATTGCTGAAAAGATCATGGGTCACAAAAATGGTCTTGATGGTGTTTACTTTATGCCAACTAGACAACAATGCTTCAAAGAATTTATCAAAGGAATTGCCCAACTCACAATAGATGTCAAGGAACGCCAAAAGATCCAAATCAGTGACCAATCTCAGAGAATTAACGAGTTGGAAAAGGCAAGGGAGATCACTCACAATCTAAAACTAGAGAACCAGGAAAAAGCCAAGCAAATTGATGTCAAAGTAAACACCATCAAAAATCAGACAAATTTCTTTAGTGATCAGTTACGAGAACAAAGACAATTCATTTTATCAATGGAAAAGAAATTATCAGAAATGGCATATGAAATTAAAGAATTGAGGAAAGATAATGGTTCATACAAAGAATCTCAAATCATTTTAAAGAAATAA